A section of the Streptomyces sp. CG1 genome encodes:
- a CDS encoding NAD(P)/FAD-dependent oxidoreductase, whose amino-acid sequence MVDADQTFVIVGGGLAGAKAAETLRKEGFTGRVILISDERDHPYERPPLSKGYLLGKEERDSVFVHEPAWYARNDIELHLGQPAVAINRVGKTVRLGDGTVIRYDKLLLATGAEPRRLDIPGTGLAGVHHLRRLAHAERLKGVLASLGRDNGHLVIAGAGWIGLEVAAAAREYGAEVTVIEPSPTPLHHVLGPELGGVFAELHREHGVRFQFGRRLTEIVGQDGVVLAVRTDDGEEHPAHDVLAAIGAAPRTALAEAAGLAVVDRADGGGVVVDEQLRTSDPDIYAAGDVAAFPLPLFGTRVRVEHWANALNGGPAAARSMLGQEIAYDRVPYFFTDQYDLGMEYSGWAPPGSYDQVVIRGDAGKREFIAFWVAEGRVLAGMNVNVWDVTDRIQQLIRSQAQVNTEALADPHVPLDSLAS is encoded by the coding sequence GACATTCGTCATCGTCGGGGGCGGTCTCGCTGGCGCGAAGGCGGCCGAGACGCTCCGCAAGGAGGGCTTCACCGGCCGGGTGATACTGATCAGTGACGAGCGCGACCACCCCTATGAGCGCCCGCCGCTGTCCAAGGGCTACCTGCTCGGCAAGGAGGAGCGCGACAGCGTCTTCGTGCACGAGCCGGCCTGGTACGCGCGGAACGACATCGAGCTGCACCTCGGCCAGCCCGCCGTCGCGATCAACCGCGTCGGCAAGACCGTCCGCCTCGGTGACGGCACCGTCATCCGCTACGACAAGCTGCTCCTCGCCACCGGCGCGGAACCCCGTCGCCTCGACATCCCCGGCACCGGCCTGGCGGGCGTCCACCATCTGCGCCGGCTCGCGCACGCCGAGCGGCTCAAGGGCGTGCTGGCCTCCCTCGGCCGGGACAACGGGCATCTGGTGATCGCGGGCGCCGGCTGGATCGGCCTGGAGGTCGCGGCGGCGGCCCGCGAGTACGGCGCGGAGGTCACGGTGATCGAGCCGTCGCCGACCCCCCTGCACCATGTGCTCGGCCCCGAGCTCGGCGGCGTCTTCGCCGAGCTGCACCGCGAGCACGGCGTCCGCTTCCAGTTCGGGCGGCGGCTCACCGAGATCGTCGGGCAGGACGGTGTGGTCCTCGCGGTCCGCACCGACGACGGCGAGGAGCACCCCGCGCACGACGTCCTCGCGGCGATCGGCGCGGCGCCCCGCACGGCCCTGGCCGAGGCCGCGGGGCTGGCGGTCGTCGACCGGGCGGACGGCGGCGGCGTCGTGGTGGACGAGCAGCTGCGCACGTCCGACCCCGACATCTACGCGGCCGGTGACGTCGCCGCGTTCCCGCTGCCGCTGTTCGGCACCCGGGTCCGCGTCGAACACTGGGCCAACGCCCTGAACGGCGGCCCGGCCGCCGCGCGGTCGATGCTCGGCCAGGAGATCGCCTACGACCGCGTGCCCTACTTCTTCACCGACCAGTACGACCTGGGGATGGAGTACAGCGGCTGGGCGCCGCCGGGGTCGTACGACCAGGTGGTGATCCGTGGCGACGCCGGCAAGCGGGAGTTCATCGCGTTCTGGGTGGCCGAGGGGCGCGTGCTGGCCGGGATGAACGTCAACGTGTGGGATGTCACAGACCGGATCCAGCAGCTGATCCGTTCCCAGGCCCAGGTGAACACGGAGGCCCTGGCCGACCCGCACGTCCCGCTGGACAGCCTCGCCTCCTGA